The proteins below are encoded in one region of Pithys albifrons albifrons isolate INPA30051 chromosome 25, PitAlb_v1, whole genome shotgun sequence:
- the LOC139682629 gene encoding keratin, type I cytoskeletal 19-like has protein sequence MSCAVRQVVTTCAQGRGSTGSNVAGTGRRVSSASSGRHAAYDLGAVGGSFSGGSLSEGFLGKQLSAGSAAGGTFGATQRACSALGFSSGGICTRGGGGFPRAGAGCGDGILFANNEKATMQNLNDRLASYLDKVRLLEGDNADLECKIREWYAKVGPSCEPRDYSCYHKEIEDLQNQILCAAMETNKILLNIDNNRMTADDFRVKYETECGLRQNVDADICNLRPVLDQLASCKTDLQLQCEALTEEMCCLKTNHEEEMSCLRKQATGDVSVEVNACPGPDLRKILEDLRCQYETLMERNRKETEQWYACKMEEVNLEVITSSQEIESSNKQVTELRRQLQALEINVQAQLTMKENLESSLTETECRYNKYLAELQNQISCVEQRLAEIRAEMECQNQEYKTLLDVKCRLEQEIQTYHCLLEGGQHDIIGSAGRGVAATSAGRSAGLKATLCQPCLP, from the exons ATGAGCTGTGCCGTCAGGCAGGTCGTCAccacctgtgcccagggcaggggcagcacgggcagcaacgtggctggcacagggaggagggtctcctctgcctcctcaggGAGACACGCTGCCTACGAtttgggtgctgtgggtggcaGTTTCTCTGGTGGCAGCCTGAGCGAGGGATTTCTCGGGAAGCAGCTGAGTGCCGGCAGCGCGGCTGGTGGGACCTTCGGAGCCACCCAGAGGGCTTGTTCTGCCCTGGGGTTCAGCAGTGGAGGCATCTGCACTCGAGGTGGTGGTGGCTTCCCCAGGGCCGGTGCCGGCTGTGGGGATGGGATCCTGTTTGCTAACAATGAGAAGGCCACGATGCAGAACCTCAACGACCGCTTGGCCTCGTACCTGGACAAGGTGCGGCTCCTGGAGGGGGACAACGCCGACCTGGAGTGCAAGATCAGGGAGTGGTACGCCAAGGTGGGGCCCAGCTGCGAGCCAAGGGACTACAGCTGCTACCACAAGGAAATCGAAGACCTTCAGAACCAG ATCCTGTGTGCAGCCATGGAGACTAACAAGATCCTTCTGAACATCGATAACAACAGGATGACTGCAGACGACTTCAGAGTGAA GTACGAGACCGAGTGTGGGCTCCGGCAGAACGTGGACGCCGACATCTGCAACCTCCGGCCCGTCCTGGACCAGCTGGCCAGCTGCAAGACCgacctgcagctgcagtgcGAGGCTCTCACCGAGGAGATGTGCTGCCTCAAGACCAACCATGAGGAG GAAATGAGCTGTCTGAGGAAACAGGCGACCGGGGATGTGAGTGTGGAGGTCAATGCCTGCCCTGGCCCAGACCTGAGGAAGATCCTGGAAGATCTGCGGTGCCAGTATGAGACACTGATGGAGCGCAATCGCAAGGAGACGGAGCAGTGGTATGCCTGCAAG ATGGAGGAGGTGAATCTGGAAGTCATCACAAGCAGTCAGGAGATTGAATCGAGCAACAAGCAGGTCACTGAGCTGAGACGGCAGCTGCAGGCCCTGGAAATCAACGTGCAAGCCCAGCTCACCATG aaagaaaacctgGAGTCTTCTTTGACGGAGACGGAATGTCGCTACAACAAATAcctggctgagctgcagaacCAGATCTCCTGCGTGGAGCAGCGGCTGGCCGAGATCCGAGCGGAAATGGAGTGCCAGAACCAGGAATACAAGACCCTCCTGGACGTCAAGTGCCGCCTGGAGCAGGAGATCCAGACCTACCACTGCCTGCTGGAGGGCGGCCAGCACGACATCAT AGGGTCAGCAGGAAGAGGAGTCGCTGCCACATCAGCCGGGAGAAGCGCGGGACTGAAAgccaccctgtgccagccctgcctgccctga